From one Culex quinquefasciatus strain JHB chromosome 3, VPISU_Cqui_1.0_pri_paternal, whole genome shotgun sequence genomic stretch:
- the LOC6048017 gene encoding WSCD family member AAEL009094, whose product MALRGWRLFGLAGTILVYIGGILFLSFVSLQSPNQQKRNHARGYGAGGGGGGGGPGSGGEFETLRNRDLGLLGKKPPLQWCTELRYADAPVPQPKAFKLLQTFPGHFVKKFHQSYHAPVKLDTEQQQQQQPLHNEVHKPVVVDSVTSSKSQSQSPQRPNSNSNKFNSKLADSDRIAAAAAASTGEDRHLPPVAKTSVSTTVARPLTALVSFPGSGNTWLRYLLQQSTGIFTGSVYKDYGLLKSGFPAENIANSSVLVVKTHEWGPNAWTPYGRAILLIRDPEKSILAEFNRQSGGHVGFASPDRYRRTKGRYWTQFVKNKLWAWEQTNLSWAKNFTGEVKLVFYDDLVENVEGTLRSILKFLKFPVNEELLACALMRKEGIYRRKKRILQFDPYSPAMHAIIDEKRGEVYAALGRYDAH is encoded by the exons ATGGCCTTGCGAGGTTGGCGACTGTTCGGGTTGGCCGGAACGATCCTGGTGTACATCGGCGGCATTCTGTTCCTGTCCTTTGTCTCGCTGCAGAGCCCGAACCAGCAGAAGCGTAACCATGCCCGGGGTTACGGCGCTGGCGGCGGCGGAGGCGGTGGCGGACCCGGCTCCGGCGGTGAGTTCGAAACGTTGCGCAACCGTGACCTTGGTCTGCTGGGGAAGAAGCCCCCGCTGCAGTGGTGCACGGAACTGCGGTACGCGGACGCTCCGGTGCCCCAGCCGAAGGCCTTCAAGCTGCTCCAGACGTTTCCGGGGCATTTCGTGAAAAAGTTCCACCAAAGTTACCACGCCCCGGTCAAGCTGGAcaccgagcagcagcagcagcagcagccgctgCACAACGAGGTCCACAAACCGGTGGTCGTCGATTCCGTGACGTCCTCAAAGTCCCAGTCCCAGTCGCCACAAAGGCCTAATAGTAACAGCAACAAATTTAACAGTAAGCTAGCAGATAGTGATAGGatagcagcagcggcagcagcttCGACCGGTGAAGATCGGCATCTACCTCCGGTGGCAAAGACGTCGGTGTCGACGACGGTGGCGAGGCCACTGACGGCGCTGGTGTCCTTCCCCGGCAGTGGAAACACCTGGTTGCGGTACCTGCTGCAGCAGTCGACGG gtATCTTCACCGGAAGTGTGTACAAAGATTACGGCCTACTCAAAAGTGGCTTTCCTGCGGAAAATATAGCCAATTCTTCG GTCCTCGTCGTGAAAACGCACGAGTGGGGCCCGAACGCGTGGACCCCGTACGGCCGGGCCATCCTGCTGATCCGGGACCCGGAGAAGTCCATCCTGGCCGAGTTCAACCGCCAAAGTGGGGGCCACGTCGGGTTCGCGTCGCCCGACCGCTACCGCCGCACCAAGGGCCGAT aCTGGACCCAATTCGTCAAGAACAAGCTGTGGGCCTGGGAGCAGACCAACCTTTCGTGGGCGAAAAACTTCACCGGCGAGGTGAAGCTGGTGTTCTACGACGATCTGGTGGAGAACGTCGAGGGCACCCTTCGAAGCATTCTCAAGTTCCTCAAATTTCCGGTGAATGAA GAACTCTTGGCGTGCGCCCTGATGCGAAAGGAGGGAATCTACCGGCGCAAGAAGCGAATTCTACAGTTCGACCCGTATAGTCCGGCGATGCACGCGATCATCGACGAAAAACGTGGCGAAGTGTACGCCGCGCTGGGACGCTACGACGCGCACTGA